One window from the genome of Cryptomeria japonica chromosome 6, Sugi_1.0, whole genome shotgun sequence encodes:
- the LOC131039069 gene encoding flagellar radial spoke protein 5 isoform X1, which yields MTMQGIASSSWTSTSANGRATLPLLAGSAISNKHKLSGQQRRWKSPNAQMNVETVSSPKEWTAVVEQGRDKLEICRVINGMWQTSGGWGKIERNGAVEAMLKYADNGFTTFDMADHYGPAEDLYGIFINKVRRERPPEMLESIKGLTKWVPPPGKMTGAYVRDNIDISRKRMDVKSLDMLQFHWWDYTNSEYLDALKFLTDLREEGKIKTLALTNFDTRRLQIILENGIPIVSNQVQHSVVDMRPQKKMAELCQLSGVKLITYGTVMGGLLSEKFLDANISIPFAGPPLNTPSLQKYKRMVDAWGGWSLFQELLQTLKSVALKHAVSISAVAVRYILDQPSVAGSMIGVRLGLTEHISALKTIFSLALDEEDRAKILTVTQKGKDLLKVIGDCGDEYRRV from the exons ATGACAATGCAGGGAATTGCTTCCTCATCCTGGACCTCCACCTCTGCAAATGGCAGGGCGACTCTGCCACTCTTAGCGGGCTCGGCCATATCTAACAAGCACAAATTAAGCGGCCAGCAGCGTCGGTGGAAATCTCCAAATGCCCAGATGAATGTGGAGACAGTTTCTTCTCCCAAAGAGTGGACAGCAGTGGTTGAGCAGGGACGAGACAAATTAGAGATTTGCAGGGTTATAAATGGTATGTGGCAAACCAGCGGCGGATGGGGTAAAATTGAGAGAAACGGTGCGGTGGAAGCCATGCTTAAATATGCTGACAATGGGTTTACCACTTTTGACATGGCCGATCACT ACGGCCCAGCAGAGGACTTATATGGAATTTTCATCAATAAAGTTAGGAGAGAACGCCCACCTGAAATGTTGGAAAGTATTAAAGG GCTCACAAAGTGGGTGCCACCTCCTGGTAAAATGACTGGAGCTTATGTTAGAGATAACATTGACATTTCTCGCAAGCGAATGGATGTTAAATCTCTGGACATGCTTCAATTTCATTG GTGGGATTATACTAACTCAGAATATCTGGATGCATTGAAATTCCTGACTGATCTAAGGGAAGAAG GTAAAATCAAGACTTTAGCTTTAACCAATTTTGATACAAGGAGATTACAAATAATTTTGGAGAATGGTATTCCCATTGTCAGTAATCAA GTACAACATTCTGTAGTGGATATGCGACCTCAAAAGAAGATGGCAGAGCTTTGCCAACTCTCGGGTGTGAAATTAATAac CTACGGAACTGTAATGGGAGGGTTGTTATCAGAGAAATTTTTGGATGCTAACATATCAATCCCTTTTGCCGGCCCTCCACTGAACACTCCTTCCCTTCAAAAATATAAGCGA ATGGTTGATGCCTGGGGTGGATGGAGTCTTTTTCAAGAGCTATTGCAGACACTTAAAAGTGTTGCATTGAAGCATGCTGTCTCTATTTCAGCTGTTGCTGTGCGGTACATACTTGATCAA CCATCAGTTGCAGGCTCCATGATAGGTGTCAGGCTTGGTTTAACTGAACACATCAGTGCTTTAAAGACTATATTTTCTCttgctttggatgaagaagacagAGCCAAAATCTTGACAGTAACTCAGAAGGGAAAGGACCTGCTTAAAGTCATTGGAGATTGTGGAGATGAGTATAGGCGAGTATAA
- the LOC131039069 gene encoding flagellar radial spoke protein 5 isoform X2, with amino-acid sequence MTMQGIASSSWTSTSANGRATLPLLAGSAISNKHKLSGQQRRWKSPNAQMNVETVSSPKEWTAVVEQGRDKLEICRVINGMWQTSGGWGKIERNGAVEAMLKYADNGFTTFDMADHYGPAEDLYGIFINKVRRERPPEMLESIKGLTKWVPPPGKMTGAYVRDNIDISRKRMDVKSLDMLQFHWWDYTNSEYLDALKFLTDLREEGKIKTLALTNFDTRRLQIILENGIPIVSNQVQHSVVDMRPQKKMAELCQLSGVKLITYGTVMGGLLSEKFLDANISIPFAGPPLNTPSLQKYKRMVDAWGGWSLFQELLQTLKSVALKHAVSISAVAVRYILDQILWT; translated from the exons ATGACAATGCAGGGAATTGCTTCCTCATCCTGGACCTCCACCTCTGCAAATGGCAGGGCGACTCTGCCACTCTTAGCGGGCTCGGCCATATCTAACAAGCACAAATTAAGCGGCCAGCAGCGTCGGTGGAAATCTCCAAATGCCCAGATGAATGTGGAGACAGTTTCTTCTCCCAAAGAGTGGACAGCAGTGGTTGAGCAGGGACGAGACAAATTAGAGATTTGCAGGGTTATAAATGGTATGTGGCAAACCAGCGGCGGATGGGGTAAAATTGAGAGAAACGGTGCGGTGGAAGCCATGCTTAAATATGCTGACAATGGGTTTACCACTTTTGACATGGCCGATCACT ACGGCCCAGCAGAGGACTTATATGGAATTTTCATCAATAAAGTTAGGAGAGAACGCCCACCTGAAATGTTGGAAAGTATTAAAGG GCTCACAAAGTGGGTGCCACCTCCTGGTAAAATGACTGGAGCTTATGTTAGAGATAACATTGACATTTCTCGCAAGCGAATGGATGTTAAATCTCTGGACATGCTTCAATTTCATTG GTGGGATTATACTAACTCAGAATATCTGGATGCATTGAAATTCCTGACTGATCTAAGGGAAGAAG GTAAAATCAAGACTTTAGCTTTAACCAATTTTGATACAAGGAGATTACAAATAATTTTGGAGAATGGTATTCCCATTGTCAGTAATCAA GTACAACATTCTGTAGTGGATATGCGACCTCAAAAGAAGATGGCAGAGCTTTGCCAACTCTCGGGTGTGAAATTAATAac CTACGGAACTGTAATGGGAGGGTTGTTATCAGAGAAATTTTTGGATGCTAACATATCAATCCCTTTTGCCGGCCCTCCACTGAACACTCCTTCCCTTCAAAAATATAAGCGA ATGGTTGATGCCTGGGGTGGATGGAGTCTTTTTCAAGAGCTATTGCAGACACTTAAAAGTGTTGCATTGAAGCATGCTGTCTCTATTTCAGCTGTTGCTGTGCGGTACATACTTGATCAA ATCCTTTGGACCTGA